A window of the Caldisericota bacterium genome harbors these coding sequences:
- the glgA gene encoding glycogen synthase GlgA yields the protein MKIGIVTSEAVPFAKSGGLADIAGTLFNVYHTEENEIYLFMPMYKTIKNTPSDLKIEGSIAIQIGSQETKGQILSKEIEKGKTLVLIKQDHYFGRDSLYGTKQRDYPDNAERFGYFALAVLKAIDIMGINIDILHLNDWQTGLIPLFIKDKRLNIKTLFTIHNLGYQGNFPPGILDLLHIDRKYFSPDKIEFYSNVSFLKSGIVYSDFISTVSPTYAKEIRTKEYGVGMDGILNTRKNFLIGILNGIDYSLWDPETDQLIYKNYSINTVKDKEENKIKLGEEFNFDVKGKPLYGLVGRLAGQKGIDILVDMLNSFLKEDIRVIILGTGEKALEDVLISLQKQYPDKLKTLIKFDEATAHKIYAGSDFFMMPSQYEPCGLGQLISLKYGTLPIARETGGLKDTVDNYNEYTHCGNGISFSEYCSDDFLEAMQRAKKIYDNVKLYKQLQQNAMQCDFSWKRSADIYMKLFKRILQS from the coding sequence ATGAAAATAGGAATAGTAACAAGCGAAGCAGTTCCTTTTGCAAAATCAGGAGGATTAGCTGATATAGCAGGAACACTATTCAATGTATATCATACGGAAGAAAATGAAATTTATCTCTTTATGCCAATGTATAAAACAATTAAAAATACCCCATCTGATCTAAAAATAGAAGGAAGCATTGCAATTCAAATAGGATCTCAAGAAACAAAAGGACAGATTTTATCAAAAGAGATAGAAAAAGGTAAAACTCTGGTTTTAATAAAGCAAGACCATTATTTTGGAAGAGACAGCTTGTACGGAACAAAACAAAGAGATTATCCAGATAATGCAGAACGGTTTGGATATTTCGCCCTTGCAGTACTTAAGGCAATCGACATTATGGGGATAAATATAGACATTCTTCACTTAAATGATTGGCAAACAGGACTTATTCCTCTATTTATTAAAGATAAACGCCTCAATATAAAAACTCTGTTTACCATTCACAACCTGGGATACCAGGGTAATTTTCCACCGGGTATTCTTGATTTGCTTCATATCGATAGAAAATACTTTAGCCCTGATAAAATCGAATTTTACAGTAATGTAAGTTTTCTTAAATCAGGAATTGTCTACTCAGATTTTATCAGCACTGTAAGCCCGACATACGCAAAAGAAATTCGCACAAAAGAGTACGGAGTTGGGATGGACGGCATATTAAATACAAGAAAAAATTTTCTAATAGGCATCTTGAACGGTATTGATTACTCTCTGTGGGATCCGGAAACAGATCAATTGATCTACAAAAACTATTCAATCAACACAGTCAAAGACAAAGAAGAAAATAAAATAAAATTGGGCGAAGAATTTAACTTTGATGTAAAAGGCAAACCGCTTTACGGTCTGGTCGGTAGACTTGCAGGGCAAAAAGGAATAGATATACTGGTAGACATGCTGAATAGTTTTCTTAAGGAAGACATAAGAGTAATTATACTCGGCACCGGGGAAAAAGCATTGGAAGATGTTTTGATTAGCTTACAAAAACAGTACCCGGATAAGCTTAAGACACTAATCAAATTTGATGAAGCAACTGCCCACAAAATTTATGCCGGAAGTGATTTTTTTATGATGCCATCACAATATGAACCATGCGGATTGGGACAACTCATCTCCCTCAAATATGGTACACTCCCCATAGCACGAGAAACTGGCGGTCTCAAGGATACGGTAGATAATTATAATGAATATACTCATTGCGGAAATGGCATATCGTTTAGTGAGTATTGTTCAGATGATTTTCTTGAGGCTATGCAGAGAGCAAAAAAAATATACGACAATGTAAAACTATACAAACAACTACAACAAAATGCCATGCAATGTGATTTTTCCTGGAAAC
- the galT gene encoding galactose-1-phosphate uridylyltransferase — MPELRKDPITGRWVIIAIERAMRPSDFKTKEIVEKEPKAGPFSEGNESQTPPEILSYRTPGTAPNTPGWWVRVIPNKFPALKIEGDLNRKGIGVYDMMNGIGAHEVIIESPNPADSLENLPVKHIEDILWAFRDRFLDLRKDTRLKYIIVFKNKGKEAGASLSHTHSQLIATPVVPKTVKEELEGSRRYYDYKERCVYCDMVAQEIGDKQRLVLENQGFVAFVPFASIVPFETWILPKQHSSDYAEIKRSEISYLADALQRTLKMLSKVVPNVPYNFYIHSAPLNNLRLPHYHWHIEIVPRLTQTAGFEWGTGLYINPMSPENAAKFLRETEGK, encoded by the coding sequence ATGCCAGAATTAAGAAAAGATCCGATCACGGGAAGATGGGTAATCATCGCAATTGAGCGAGCAATGAGACCAAGTGATTTTAAGACAAAAGAAATAGTTGAAAAAGAACCAAAAGCAGGCCCATTTTCTGAAGGAAATGAGTCACAAACACCGCCAGAAATTCTATCATACAGAACACCAGGAACTGCGCCCAATACACCCGGATGGTGGGTGAGAGTGATCCCCAACAAGTTTCCTGCACTAAAAATAGAGGGAGATTTAAATAGAAAAGGGATTGGCGTATATGATATGATGAACGGCATCGGAGCCCATGAAGTCATTATTGAATCTCCAAATCCAGCAGATTCACTAGAAAATCTGCCTGTAAAGCACATAGAAGATATTTTATGGGCATTTAGAGACCGATTCTTGGATTTAAGAAAGGATACACGTCTTAAGTATATCATCGTATTTAAAAACAAAGGGAAGGAAGCAGGAGCATCACTCTCACACACACATTCACAACTTATTGCAACACCTGTTGTGCCAAAAACGGTAAAAGAAGAATTGGAAGGAAGCAGACGATATTATGATTATAAAGAAAGGTGTGTATATTGTGATATGGTAGCACAAGAAATAGGAGATAAACAAAGACTTGTTTTAGAAAATCAAGGATTCGTTGCCTTTGTGCCATTTGCATCAATTGTTCCTTTTGAAACATGGATTCTTCCAAAACAACATAGTTCAGACTATGCAGAAATAAAACGTAGTGAAATTTCTTATTTAGCAGATGCATTACAACGGACATTGAAAATGCTATCTAAAGTAGTACCGAATGTGCCGTACAACTTTTATATACATTCTGCTCCGCTTAACAATTTGCGCTTGCCACATTACCATTGGCATATAGAAATTGTCCCACGGCTCACGCAAACAGCTGGGTTTGAATGGGGTACAGGGCTCTATATTAACCCGATGTCGCCAGAAAATGCAGCAAAATTCTTGAGAGAAACGGAAGGGAAATAA